The following are from one region of the Tenacibaculum dicentrarchi genome:
- a CDS encoding GH3 auxin-responsive promoter family protein, translating to MSFPFINSIISWFLKKRKHQVELFLKYPIDVQNELLLKLINTAKNTEFGASHNFLSIENYADFSKNVPIQKYESIEPLIERCRKGEQNLFWPTPIRWFAKSSGTTNAKSKFIPVSNQAIEDCHLKAGKDMLCLYVSNNENSKMFKGKGLKLGGSTAIYENNNSSFGDLSAILTKNLPFWADFSSAPSHEVSLMAEWETKMEAIIEETIDEDITSLVGVPSWMLVLLNRVLEKTGKDNILEVWPNLEVYFHGGVNFNPYREQYQKLIPKKEFKYYETYNASEGFFAIQDVNNSDELLLMLDYGIFYEFIPMTQYDCENSTAIPLSEVKTGVNYAIIITTNSGLWRYLIGDTVRFTNTNPYRIKITGRTKHHINVFGEELIIENAEDALKIACKKTKASIREYTVGPIFMIDKNSGGHQWIIEFDNLPENMEYFTQLLDDNLKKINSDYEAKRYNNMTLTMPTIHIARKNLFYDWFTKKRKLGGQHKVPRLSNSRNFVEELLEL from the coding sequence ATGTCGTTTCCATTTATAAATTCAATCATTTCCTGGTTTTTAAAAAAACGTAAACACCAAGTAGAATTATTTTTAAAATATCCTATTGATGTTCAAAATGAATTGCTTCTAAAATTAATAAATACGGCTAAAAACACCGAATTTGGAGCTTCACATAATTTTTTATCCATAGAAAACTATGCTGATTTTTCAAAAAATGTGCCGATACAAAAATATGAAAGCATCGAGCCGCTTATTGAACGCTGCCGAAAAGGAGAACAAAACCTATTTTGGCCTACACCTATTCGTTGGTTTGCAAAAAGCAGTGGAACAACCAATGCGAAAAGTAAATTTATTCCTGTTAGCAATCAGGCAATTGAAGATTGTCATTTAAAGGCAGGGAAAGACATGTTGTGTTTGTATGTTTCGAACAACGAAAATTCGAAAATGTTTAAAGGAAAAGGCTTAAAATTAGGTGGTAGTACGGCTATTTACGAAAACAACAATTCATCTTTTGGCGATTTATCGGCAATTTTAACTAAAAACCTACCTTTTTGGGCCGATTTTAGCTCCGCTCCTAGTCACGAAGTTTCTTTAATGGCAGAATGGGAAACCAAAATGGAGGCTATTATTGAAGAAACTATTGATGAAGATATTACCAGCTTAGTAGGCGTTCCTAGTTGGATGTTAGTGCTTTTAAATAGGGTTTTAGAAAAAACAGGAAAAGATAATATATTGGAGGTTTGGCCTAATTTAGAGGTTTATTTTCATGGTGGCGTAAATTTTAATCCTTACCGAGAGCAGTATCAAAAATTAATTCCTAAAAAAGAGTTTAAATATTACGAAACTTATAATGCTTCGGAAGGTTTTTTTGCAATTCAAGATGTAAATAATTCAGATGAATTACTACTAATGCTAGACTATGGAATTTTTTATGAGTTTATTCCAATGACACAATATGACTGCGAAAATTCTACTGCAATTCCGTTATCGGAAGTAAAAACAGGTGTTAATTACGCCATTATAATTACCACAAACAGCGGTTTATGGCGTTATTTAATTGGCGATACTGTTCGTTTTACCAACACAAATCCGTATCGTATAAAAATTACAGGGCGCACCAAACATCATATTAATGTTTTTGGCGAAGAATTAATTATTGAAAATGCCGAAGATGCCTTAAAAATTGCCTGTAAAAAAACAAAAGCAAGTATTAGAGAATATACAGTTGGTCCTATTTTTATGATTGATAAAAATAGTGGTGGACATCAATGGATTATCGAATTTGATAATTTACCCGAAAATATGGAGTATTTTACCCAATTATTAGACGATAATTTAAAAAAGATAAATTCTGATTATGAGGCTAAACGCTATAATAACATGACCTTAACAATGCCTACAATACACATAGCACGTAAAAATTTATTTTACGATTGGTTTACTAAAAAAAGAAAATTAGGCGGTCAACATAAAGTGCCTCGTTTGTCTAATTCTCGTAATTTTGTAGAAGAATTACTCGAATTATAA
- a CDS encoding DUF2797 domain-containing protein, giving the protein MEYQGVLKKMRTENLDTVQYYLDMKTDFINMNQLLQNKITLSFAGYECLNCHLEKEIYRQGFCKKCFFETPNAGDWIMRPELSKAHLDIQDRDLAYEKSVQLKPHIVYLANSSNVKVGVTRKTQVPTRWIDQGAHEAIEIVEVPNRYLAGITEVALKAHVADKTNWRKMLKNDIEDESLLSWKEKLKEFIPEQAQQYIIENNKETAINFPVDKYPLKPKSLNIVKSETYTGVLVGVKGQYLIFEDDTVFNVRSNEGLVVKLEVLSE; this is encoded by the coding sequence ATGGAATACCAAGGAGTTTTAAAAAAAATGCGCACTGAAAATTTAGATACAGTTCAGTATTATTTAGATATGAAAACTGATTTTATAAATATGAATCAGTTGTTACAGAACAAAATAACGCTAAGTTTTGCTGGGTATGAATGTTTAAATTGTCATTTAGAAAAAGAAATATATCGTCAAGGCTTTTGTAAAAAGTGTTTTTTTGAAACGCCAAATGCTGGCGATTGGATTATGCGCCCTGAATTAAGTAAAGCTCATTTAGATATTCAAGATAGAGATTTAGCTTATGAAAAAAGCGTACAATTAAAACCTCATATTGTGTATTTAGCCAATTCTAGCAATGTAAAAGTGGGGGTTACTAGAAAAACACAAGTGCCAACTCGTTGGATAGATCAAGGCGCACATGAAGCTATTGAAATCGTTGAAGTGCCAAACAGGTATTTAGCAGGAATTACAGAGGTTGCTTTAAAAGCACATGTTGCCGATAAAACCAATTGGCGAAAAATGCTAAAAAACGATATTGAAGATGAAAGTTTGCTATCTTGGAAAGAGAAATTAAAAGAATTTATTCCTGAACAAGCACAGCAATATATTATTGAAAATAATAAAGAAACGGCAATTAATTTTCCTGTTGATAAATATCCTTTAAAACCAAAGAGTTTAAATATTGTAAAATCAGAAACTTATACGGGAGTTTTAGTTGGAGTAAAAGGGCAGTATTTAATTTTTGAAGACGATACTGTTTTTAATGTACGTTCTAACGAAGGTTTGGTGGTTAAACTAGAAGTGTTAAGTGAGTAA
- a CDS encoding carboxy terminal-processing peptidase, which yields MKKKFIIPFLAVIVFFSNTIYSNTTSDKNHNKDPEKDRVIVYVLKNILSRYHYVQKELNDEFSEYVYTSFIDGLDPNKRYFTQEDLIEFSQFKYQIDDQLRNTEIHFYKLVYNRFLEKLTAAKNNYRALLAQPFNYKKNEVINVDYEKIPFAKNESELVDYWRKQLKLSILSRIEDADDTQNKKAKKDKKLKLKKFYQLEIEARKEVLKNMNELYERIDELENSDWYSTFLNSVVSGFDPHTTYMSPRIKSRFDQEMSGKLEGIGARLQKKGMYTHIVELISGGPAWKQGELEPDDIILKVAQGDAEPLDIVGMRLDDAIKFIKGKKGTEVRLTVKKKIDGSTKIIPIIRDVVELDETFVKSSIVEKNGQKYGVIDLPRFYIDFNDLSRRDAAKDMEQEIERLKSENVKGIIVDLRDNGGGSLKTAIEIGGLFIKKGPIVQVKYRGEDPLIKNDTDSKIQWDGPLVVMVNEFSASASEIFAAAMQDYKRGVIIGGKQTYGKGTVQNVMPINRFYEKYPSDLGALKMTIQKFYRINGGSTQIEGVYSDISLPTRYSYMKFGERDLDGALPWDKVLQADYNPTNSYSNFNDAVYNSKQRVLENERFNKINKYAKWLKKNQEERVYSLKYSTFKKESTKKIKEGELFKDIFKFDSNLTFNSPKYEVNLFTKDTVLKEKRVVWHKNLKKDIYLNEALNVLSELKMNRNYTLVKQ from the coding sequence ATGAAGAAGAAGTTTATCATTCCATTTTTAGCCGTTATTGTATTTTTTTCAAACACCATTTATTCAAATACAACTTCAGATAAAAATCATAACAAAGACCCTGAAAAAGATCGGGTAATTGTATATGTTTTAAAAAATATTTTAAGCAGATATCATTATGTTCAAAAAGAATTAAATGATGAATTTTCCGAGTATGTTTACACCTCTTTTATAGACGGTTTAGACCCTAATAAACGGTATTTTACTCAAGAAGATTTAATCGAATTTTCGCAATTTAAGTATCAGATAGATGACCAATTAAGAAACACAGAAATTCATTTTTACAAATTGGTTTACAATCGGTTTTTAGAAAAATTAACTGCCGCAAAAAATAACTACCGTGCTTTATTAGCCCAACCTTTTAATTACAAAAAAAATGAAGTAATTAATGTTGATTACGAAAAAATTCCGTTTGCTAAAAATGAAAGCGAATTGGTTGATTATTGGAGAAAACAGCTTAAATTATCAATATTAAGCAGAATTGAAGATGCCGATGACACACAAAATAAAAAAGCTAAAAAAGATAAAAAATTAAAGCTTAAAAAATTCTATCAGCTAGAAATTGAAGCTCGAAAAGAAGTGTTAAAAAACATGAACGAATTATACGAGCGTATTGATGAGCTTGAAAATTCTGATTGGTATTCTACCTTTTTAAACAGTGTGGTTAGCGGTTTTGACCCTCATACTACGTATATGTCGCCAAGAATAAAATCTCGTTTTGACCAAGAAATGTCGGGTAAACTAGAAGGAATTGGCGCTCGTTTACAAAAAAAAGGAATGTACACACATATTGTAGAGCTAATTTCAGGCGGTCCAGCATGGAAACAAGGCGAATTAGAACCTGACGATATTATTTTAAAAGTAGCCCAAGGCGATGCTGAACCTTTAGATATTGTAGGAATGCGCTTAGACGATGCCATTAAATTTATCAAAGGAAAAAAAGGAACAGAAGTTCGTTTAACGGTTAAGAAAAAAATTGACGGATCAACCAAAATTATTCCAATTATTAGAGATGTTGTTGAATTAGATGAAACCTTTGTAAAATCGAGTATTGTTGAAAAAAATGGACAAAAGTATGGCGTTATCGACCTGCCACGATTTTATATCGATTTCAATGATTTAAGCCGTAGAGATGCTGCTAAAGATATGGAGCAAGAAATTGAGCGTTTAAAGAGTGAAAACGTAAAAGGAATTATTGTCGATTTGCGTGACAACGGCGGAGGATCGTTAAAAACAGCCATCGAAATTGGCGGATTATTTATTAAAAAAGGTCCTATTGTACAAGTAAAATACCGTGGAGAAGATCCTTTAATAAAAAATGATACCGATTCAAAAATACAGTGGGACGGTCCTTTGGTCGTTATGGTGAATGAGTTTTCGGCTTCGGCTTCTGAAATTTTTGCCGCTGCAATGCAAGACTATAAACGTGGTGTTATTATTGGCGGAAAACAAACTTACGGAAAAGGAACTGTTCAAAATGTGATGCCAATTAATCGTTTTTATGAAAAATACCCAAGCGATTTAGGCGCCTTAAAAATGACCATTCAAAAATTTTATAGAATTAACGGTGGTTCTACTCAAATTGAAGGTGTTTATTCTGATATTTCATTGCCTACCAGATATAGTTATATGAAATTTGGCGAACGTGATTTAGACGGTGCCTTGCCGTGGGATAAAGTGTTACAAGCCGATTATAACCCGACAAATTCGTATAGTAATTTTAACGATGCTGTTTATAATAGCAAGCAACGTGTATTAGAAAATGAGCGTTTTAATAAAATTAATAAATACGCAAAATGGCTAAAGAAAAACCAGGAAGAAAGAGTCTATTCATTAAAATATAGTACTTTTAAAAAGGAGAGCACTAAAAAAATTAAAGAAGGTGAACTTTTTAAAGACATCTTTAAATTCGATTCTAACTTAACTTTTAATTCGCCTAAATACGAAGTAAATCTTTTTACAAAAGACACTGTTTTAAAAGAAAAACGTGTGGTTTGGCATAAAAATTTAAAGAAAGATATTTATTTAAACGAAGCTTTAAATGTTTTAAGTGAATTAAAAATGAATCGAAATTACACGCTTGTAAAACAATAA
- a CDS encoding M56 family metallopeptidase, protein MINYSIQVILFQVLFVAVYDLFLSKETFFVKNRWYLLSTAVISFLLPFFKIPTIQKVVKQEYPILLPEVFLSPQNIIEKSTFYQSVNYLDVLFIAGCLLFFIIFIIKLYQIIHLIFKYGSEKRNRYKLVLLPKNSKAFSFFNYIFLGAGISEEKQEKIIQHELIHSKQKHTLDLLFFEFLRIFMWFNPMVYVYQNRITLVHEYLSDDELSKKTLKENYINNLLSDVFQVDNISFINQFYKHSLIKKRVIMMTKGKSKEVKQLKYLILVPLLISMILYTSCNVEKNEIEPSVKQPVTVYETINGKITAVPSSGYQSKYLDIYSGNDIPNTKELTVTALSSEELTEYQDLLNSLEDYSLPIKMRIFETINTRKMLFFESESESESESKSKRLKKLVDNNNITFSDLDKIPTFPGCQENDKECFNNSLLHFVKENFDTKLVNSLGLSAGKKRAYVQFKIDKKGTIVDVKARTPHKKIAAAVVAALQKLPKMIPGEIAGKVVETGYVLPISFNVE, encoded by the coding sequence ATGATAAATTATAGTATTCAAGTAATTTTATTTCAAGTATTATTTGTGGCTGTTTATGATTTGTTTTTAAGTAAAGAAACATTTTTTGTTAAAAACAGATGGTATTTATTAAGTACTGCTGTAATTTCATTTTTATTGCCATTTTTTAAAATACCAACAATACAAAAAGTAGTAAAACAGGAATATCCTATTTTATTACCAGAAGTATTTTTATCACCTCAAAATATTATAGAAAAATCAACATTTTATCAATCTGTAAATTATTTAGATGTGCTTTTTATTGCTGGATGTTTATTATTTTTTATAATATTCATTATAAAGCTATATCAAATAATTCATTTAATTTTTAAATACGGAAGCGAAAAAAGAAACCGATATAAATTAGTGTTATTACCTAAAAACTCAAAAGCATTCTCATTTTTTAACTACATATTTTTAGGTGCTGGAATTTCTGAAGAAAAACAAGAAAAAATAATTCAACACGAATTGATACACAGTAAACAAAAACATACACTTGATTTATTATTTTTTGAATTTCTAAGGATTTTTATGTGGTTTAATCCGATGGTTTATGTGTATCAAAATAGAATAACCTTAGTACATGAATATCTTTCTGATGATGAATTAAGTAAAAAAACATTAAAAGAAAATTATATAAATAATTTATTATCAGATGTTTTTCAGGTAGACAACATTTCATTTATCAATCAATTTTATAAACATTCATTAATCAAAAAAAGAGTTATTATGATGACAAAAGGAAAATCAAAAGAAGTAAAACAATTGAAGTATTTAATATTAGTTCCATTATTGATTAGTATGATTTTATATACTTCTTGTAATGTTGAAAAAAATGAAATTGAACCATCAGTAAAACAACCAGTAACGGTTTATGAAACTATAAATGGTAAAATAACAGCCGTACCTTCTAGTGGTTATCAGAGTAAATATCTTGATATTTATTCAGGAAATGATATCCCTAATACAAAAGAACTTACAGTTACAGCATTATCAAGTGAAGAACTTACAGAGTATCAAGATTTATTAAATAGTTTAGAAGATTATTCTTTACCAATTAAAATGAGAATTTTTGAAACTATTAATACTAGAAAAATGCTTTTTTTTGAATCTGAATCTGAATCTGAATCTGAATCTAAATCTAAAAGGTTAAAAAAATTAGTAGATAATAATAATATTACTTTTTCCGATTTAGATAAAATACCAACATTTCCAGGTTGTCAAGAAAATGATAAAGAATGTTTTAATAACAGTTTATTACATTTTGTGAAAGAAAATTTTGATACTAAATTAGTAAATTCATTAGGTTTATCTGCAGGAAAAAAGAGAGCTTATGTTCAGTTTAAAATTGATAAAAAAGGCACTATTGTTGATGTTAAAGCACGTACGCCACATAAAAAAATAGCAGCAGCAGTTGTAGCAGCACTACAAAAATTACCTAAAATGATACCAGGAGAAATAGCAGGAAAAGTAGTAGAAACAGGCTATGTTTTGCCAATTAGTTTTAATGTAGAATAA